A genomic window from Elaeis guineensis isolate ETL-2024a chromosome 3, EG11, whole genome shotgun sequence includes:
- the LOC105042336 gene encoding protein TIFY 4B isoform X4 gives MQEDRRPESGSATTNAAETLVRSPLDKPLSELTEEDIAQLTREDCRRFLKEKGMRRPSWNKSQAIQQVISLKALLEGRPDSGDHPATPGCRQKPPPMPPVTPPHASLPSPQEEVGGDSPAPAKEPSPTPYRRRDPIPRVLFAGEPSCRFPVAMRDQQPPEIPSHSPRVPEEVPTCQMTIFYDGEVNVYNDVTADKARAIMLLAGSRDSYGPVAQPGPVHSSRPVRARFPLAFLGPGRGPVPTASPPAAAFPASPAVAGRFFHHFREAADAEWRAARDIEPGKRAEQVTGFQHMLVLPTAEGPTSRKASLQRYLEKRKDRFKGKKTLGGPPSNMEMMYLSQKFRGQIPNEQLSQSDTSSPTHPRPPCTPTRCSSIEFQTQKHHISVDLNDDAGGGK, from the exons ATGCAGGAGGACCGCCGGCCGGAATCCGGCAGCGCTACGACGAACGCTGCCGAGACGTTGGTTAGATCGCCGCTCGACAAGCCCCTCAGCGAGCTTACCGAAGAGGACATCGCGCAGCTCACCCGCGAGGACTGCCGTCGATTCCTTAAAGAAAAAG GCATGCGGCGGCCGTCCTGGAACAAATCGCAGGCGATCCAGCAGGTCATCTCACTCAAGGCCCTCCTCGAGGGCCGACCCGACTCCGGCGACCACCCCGCCACCCCCGGCTGCCGCCAGAAGCCTCCCCCTATGCCGCCGGTAACCCCACCGCAC GCCTCTCTTCCGTCGCCGCAGGAGGAGGTAGGCGGCGACTCGCCGGCGCCGGCGAAGGAGCCATCGCCGACGCCGTACCGGAGGAGAGATCCGATCCCGCGGGTCCTTTTTGCCGGCGAGCCGTCCTGCCGTTTCCCAGTCGCCATGAGGGACCAGCAACCGCCGGAGATTCCCTCCCACTCGCCCAG GGTGCCGGAGGAAGTACCGACGTGCCAGATGACGATCTTCTACGACGGCGAAGTGAACGTCTACAACGACGTGACGGCCGATAAG GCGCGGGCGATCATGCTACTCGCGGGGAGCCGGGACAGCTATGGCCCCGTGGCCCAACCCGGTCCGGTTCACTCTTCGCGGCCGGTCCGCGCCCGCTTTCCCCTTGCTTTTCTCGGACCGGGCCGAGGCCCGGTCCCTACGGCTTCGCCGCCTGCCGCGGCTTTCCCCGCCTCGCCAGCTG TTGCAGGGAGGTTTTTCCATCATTTCCGGGAGGCAGCGGACGCCGAGTGGAGAGCCGCGCGAGATATCGAGCCTGGTAAGAGAGCGGAGCAAGTAACCGG CTTCCAACATATGCTGGTTTTACCTACTGCAGAGGGTCCAACAAGTAGAAAAGCATCGTTGCAGCGGTATCTGGAGAAAAGGAAGGACAG GTTTAAAGGCAAGAAAACTCTTGGAGGGCCACCTTCAAACATGGAGATGATGTACTTGAGCCAAAAGTTCAGGGGTCAGATACCAAATGAGCAGTTAAGTCAGAGTGACACTAGCTCCCCTACCCATCCTAGACCACCTTGCACACCAACTAGGTGCAGTTCAATAGAGTTCCAGACTCAGAAACATCATATCTCGGTTGATCTCAATGATGATG CAGGTGGTGGCAAATGA
- the LOC105042336 gene encoding protein TIFY 4B isoform X2: MQEDRRPESGSATTNAAETLVRSPLDKPLSELTEEDIAQLTREDCRRFLKEKGMRRPSWNKSQAIQQVISLKALLEGRPDSGDHPATPGCRQKPPPMPPVTPPHASLPSPQEEVGGDSPAPAKEPSPTPYRRRDPIPRVLFAGEPSCRFPVAMRDQQPPEIPSHSPRVPEEVPTCQMTIFYDGEVNVYNDVTADKARAIMLLAGSRDSYGPVAQPGPVHSSRPVRARFPLAFLGPGRGPVPTASPPAAAFPASPAGRFFHHFREAADAEWRAARDIEPGAFRHFAQLTALLWALLVNSLISETQFHEGPTSRKASLQRYLEKRKDRFKGKKTLGGPPSNMEMMYLSQKFRGQIPNEQLSQSDTSSPTHPRPPCTPTRCSSIEFQTQKHHISVDLNDDAGGGK, translated from the exons ATGCAGGAGGACCGCCGGCCGGAATCCGGCAGCGCTACGACGAACGCTGCCGAGACGTTGGTTAGATCGCCGCTCGACAAGCCCCTCAGCGAGCTTACCGAAGAGGACATCGCGCAGCTCACCCGCGAGGACTGCCGTCGATTCCTTAAAGAAAAAG GCATGCGGCGGCCGTCCTGGAACAAATCGCAGGCGATCCAGCAGGTCATCTCACTCAAGGCCCTCCTCGAGGGCCGACCCGACTCCGGCGACCACCCCGCCACCCCCGGCTGCCGCCAGAAGCCTCCCCCTATGCCGCCGGTAACCCCACCGCAC GCCTCTCTTCCGTCGCCGCAGGAGGAGGTAGGCGGCGACTCGCCGGCGCCGGCGAAGGAGCCATCGCCGACGCCGTACCGGAGGAGAGATCCGATCCCGCGGGTCCTTTTTGCCGGCGAGCCGTCCTGCCGTTTCCCAGTCGCCATGAGGGACCAGCAACCGCCGGAGATTCCCTCCCACTCGCCCAG GGTGCCGGAGGAAGTACCGACGTGCCAGATGACGATCTTCTACGACGGCGAAGTGAACGTCTACAACGACGTGACGGCCGATAAG GCGCGGGCGATCATGCTACTCGCGGGGAGCCGGGACAGCTATGGCCCCGTGGCCCAACCCGGTCCGGTTCACTCTTCGCGGCCGGTCCGCGCCCGCTTTCCCCTTGCTTTTCTCGGACCGGGCCGAGGCCCGGTCCCTACGGCTTCGCCGCCTGCCGCGGCTTTCCCCGCCTCGCCAGCTG GGAGGTTTTTCCATCATTTCCGGGAGGCAGCGGACGCCGAGTGGAGAGCCGCGCGAGATATCGAGCCTG GTGCCTTCAGACATTTCGCACAATTGACAGCCTTACTTTGGGCTCTGCTTGTTAATTCTTTGATATCAGAAACACAATTTCATG AGGGTCCAACAAGTAGAAAAGCATCGTTGCAGCGGTATCTGGAGAAAAGGAAGGACAG GTTTAAAGGCAAGAAAACTCTTGGAGGGCCACCTTCAAACATGGAGATGATGTACTTGAGCCAAAAGTTCAGGGGTCAGATACCAAATGAGCAGTTAAGTCAGAGTGACACTAGCTCCCCTACCCATCCTAGACCACCTTGCACACCAACTAGGTGCAGTTCAATAGAGTTCCAGACTCAGAAACATCATATCTCGGTTGATCTCAATGATGATG CAGGTGGTGGCAAATGA
- the LOC105042336 gene encoding protein TIFY 4B isoform X1 produces the protein MQEDRRPESGSATTNAAETLVRSPLDKPLSELTEEDIAQLTREDCRRFLKEKGMRRPSWNKSQAIQQVISLKALLEGRPDSGDHPATPGCRQKPPPMPPVTPPHASLPSPQEEVGGDSPAPAKEPSPTPYRRRDPIPRVLFAGEPSCRFPVAMRDQQPPEIPSHSPRVPEEVPTCQMTIFYDGEVNVYNDVTADKARAIMLLAGSRDSYGPVAQPGPVHSSRPVRARFPLAFLGPGRGPVPTASPPAAAFPASPAVAGRFFHHFREAADAEWRAARDIEPGAFRHFAQLTALLWALLVNSLISETQFHEGPTSRKASLQRYLEKRKDRFKGKKTLGGPPSNMEMMYLSQKFRGQIPNEQLSQSDTSSPTHPRPPCTPTRCSSIEFQTQKHHISVDLNDDAGGGK, from the exons ATGCAGGAGGACCGCCGGCCGGAATCCGGCAGCGCTACGACGAACGCTGCCGAGACGTTGGTTAGATCGCCGCTCGACAAGCCCCTCAGCGAGCTTACCGAAGAGGACATCGCGCAGCTCACCCGCGAGGACTGCCGTCGATTCCTTAAAGAAAAAG GCATGCGGCGGCCGTCCTGGAACAAATCGCAGGCGATCCAGCAGGTCATCTCACTCAAGGCCCTCCTCGAGGGCCGACCCGACTCCGGCGACCACCCCGCCACCCCCGGCTGCCGCCAGAAGCCTCCCCCTATGCCGCCGGTAACCCCACCGCAC GCCTCTCTTCCGTCGCCGCAGGAGGAGGTAGGCGGCGACTCGCCGGCGCCGGCGAAGGAGCCATCGCCGACGCCGTACCGGAGGAGAGATCCGATCCCGCGGGTCCTTTTTGCCGGCGAGCCGTCCTGCCGTTTCCCAGTCGCCATGAGGGACCAGCAACCGCCGGAGATTCCCTCCCACTCGCCCAG GGTGCCGGAGGAAGTACCGACGTGCCAGATGACGATCTTCTACGACGGCGAAGTGAACGTCTACAACGACGTGACGGCCGATAAG GCGCGGGCGATCATGCTACTCGCGGGGAGCCGGGACAGCTATGGCCCCGTGGCCCAACCCGGTCCGGTTCACTCTTCGCGGCCGGTCCGCGCCCGCTTTCCCCTTGCTTTTCTCGGACCGGGCCGAGGCCCGGTCCCTACGGCTTCGCCGCCTGCCGCGGCTTTCCCCGCCTCGCCAGCTG TTGCAGGGAGGTTTTTCCATCATTTCCGGGAGGCAGCGGACGCCGAGTGGAGAGCCGCGCGAGATATCGAGCCTG GTGCCTTCAGACATTTCGCACAATTGACAGCCTTACTTTGGGCTCTGCTTGTTAATTCTTTGATATCAGAAACACAATTTCATG AGGGTCCAACAAGTAGAAAAGCATCGTTGCAGCGGTATCTGGAGAAAAGGAAGGACAG GTTTAAAGGCAAGAAAACTCTTGGAGGGCCACCTTCAAACATGGAGATGATGTACTTGAGCCAAAAGTTCAGGGGTCAGATACCAAATGAGCAGTTAAGTCAGAGTGACACTAGCTCCCCTACCCATCCTAGACCACCTTGCACACCAACTAGGTGCAGTTCAATAGAGTTCCAGACTCAGAAACATCATATCTCGGTTGATCTCAATGATGATG CAGGTGGTGGCAAATGA